GAATTGATAATTTCTTCCGATAGTATGTGATCCCCCCTGCCTGCGGCATCCCCCCTTTTTAAGGGGGGAGCGGCTTTAAGGGCACTTTCATTTCCCTAAGGAGGACACGGCGAAGCCGATGGGGATCAATCATGTCAGCTGATTTAACCGGATAACAGAATTTTCATCGGGAATCGGAGCATTGTACGGCGGGAAGACTATGCGGTATCCGTTATTGAACGTTGAAATAATGACTCATGGTTTTCTGCGCTATGCCGCCCTCCTGAGTAAGGGCATAAACAACCATGTTGACGCCCATTTTAAGCTGGGGGTCGTTATTGTCGTTGTCTTTCCATTTCGCCCCGTACCCCTTGTTCGAATACACTGCCACAAGGCGGCCATCAATCCAGATACCCTCGAGATAATGAACGGGTTTCCCAATAGCGCTGTTACGGGCAGCCTCACCGTATCTGCCGGAGGTTGTGGTCATAAACATTTTAATTTCGGAGCCCTGAGGCGGACCATCGTCAAAATGGAAGAAACAGTGATAAATGGGGTGATCATTTGGAATCGGTACAAATCGTATTCCTGAGCCAAGAACGTCACGAATCATCTTACGGAGGGAAGATTCGGCCTGACTGCAATCAAAACTCGGCTCGTTGTTGTCAAAGACCGCGAATCCGCCGGAATGCAGGTATTCTTCCAGATTCAAACGCTCGTCCGGTGTGATTTCGAATACCTTTTCAGTAGTAATGTAGATGAACGGTACGTTAAATATATCCCGTGAATTGAGAAGAAGATGAGAATCAACCTTCGCTTCTATGCCGGTATAGCGGGTTACGGCTTCCGCAAGGTTAATCACCGCACGTTTCAGATTATCGGGAACCCTGAGCTGGGAGCCCCATGTCGATGCCATGTAAATAAATCCACGGATGTCCATGGTTGACGGGTCATGGACAACCATCGCCTTATACCGTCCCGTATCGAAATCGACGACCGAGATCAGTTCGTTCTTCATCGATATACGGTTGTTTAATTCGCTGGAAATCGGCACATCCGTTTCAGCTTGTTTCTGCTCTTTTTCATTAATTTCAGCGCTGTTTTCTACTGAAGTTTCCAGAGCAAGTTTATCCAC
This window of the bacterium genome carries:
- a CDS encoding DUF4159 domain-containing protein; amino-acid sequence: MADHTELLKSPRPSDIIDISRLEKENQSLLYVGLLLAFVIHPVIGSYFMFKKSDETITQAYPVKFSVTSTRNTKPLELKPKKVSLRIIQRGQLYIKQPVARLETKMDYSLEIREPVDKLALETSVENSAEINEKEQKQAETDVPISSELNNRISMKNELISVVDFDTGRYKAMVVHDPSTMDIRGFIYMASTWGSQLRVPDNLKRAVINLAEAVTRYTGIEAKVDSHLLLNSRDIFNVPFIYITTEKVFEITPDERLNLEEYLHSGGFAVFDNNEPSFDCSQAESSLRKMIRDVLGSGIRFVPIPNDHPIYHCFFHFDDGPPQGSEIKMFMTTTSGRYGEAARNSAIGKPVHYLEGIWIDGRLVAVYSNKGYGAKWKDNDNNDPQLKMGVNMVVYALTQEGGIAQKTMSHYFNVQ